The genomic region GCATCGTCCTCTGAGCGAGGACTTCCGACCGCCTCGATTCCGTCTTCGATTCTTCTCTCTCCGTTCTCGTCAGGGTATCTGGGACTCTGCGATGACGTAGCTCTGGTCGTCACCCGCCCAGATGATCCGGAGCGTCGAGTCGGCACTCGTCTCACTCAGGTCGACGGTGAGGCTGTCCCCGGCCGAGACCGTCTCGTAGTTCTGGCGCCACTGGGCAGCCGTCTCCTCACCGTCGAGGGTCACGGTGAGGTTCTTCGCCTGGACATCGTCTCCGCCCTCGTGCGTGATTTTGGCCGTTGACCCGTCGACAGAGTAGCCGAAACTGAAGCTCACCTGCGGTGGTGCCCGGTTCGTCTGGACCGAGGTTTTCTCCTCCGGCGTCCCCGCCTGCAGGACGTCGAAGTCCTCGGTCGGCTGGGTGCCCGTCTGGGTGACGACGTTTCCGTCGGTCTGTGGGTCGTCCCAGTCGTAATCCTCGAACCCACTCGTGGTCGAGGTGACCTCCGTCATCGTGCTCTCGTCGGTGCTCTCGGCGTCTTCGAACGCGAATGCGAGCGTGAGTTCGGTCGTCTCTGTCCCGAAGGACCACGACCAGGCGCTCAAAGTGGTTCCCTGTTCCTCGGGGTCTTCGGTGCCACTGAACAGTTCCAGCGAGCCACCGGAGACGACGTCGGCGAGGTCGATGTACGGGTCGGACTCGTCCTCGAGCCGCGGGGCGTCTCCGGCCTTCGCATCGAGGGCGGTCTCGACGTTCGACGAGGTGCCGAACAGCACGATTTCCCCGTCGACCGCGACGACCTGTCTGTCGTTCTCGTAGATAGTCGCACCCTGGTGTGTGCCGACTTCGCTGTACGCCTCCTCGGTCAGTTTCGCTCCGATGTCGTCGGTCGAGACCACGATGAGCTTCACGTTGTACGAGGATATCATGGCCTTGACCTCGGACTGCTCGACCGGTATGCCGGTCTCGGCTGGGTCGTAGAACGACGCGAGTCGCTCGCTGACGTCGCTGGTGAAACGGTCGTACATCGGCCGAAGGTTCGCGACGTCGAGGTACAACAGGTCGATGCGCGGGTTGCCTGCCTCGCCCGGCACGTCGGCGGAGATGTAGTCGGTGAGCGAGGAACGCGAGGGGCCGCCGCCATCGCTGCCGTCGCTGCCGTCGCTGCCGTCGCTGCCGTCGCTGCCGTCGCTGCTGTTGCTGCTGTTGCTGCTGTTGCTGCCGTCGCTACCGTCGCCGCCGTCCCCACCGGGCGTGGGAACAGAGTCGAGACAGCCAGCGAGAGAACCGAGTGCGAGTGTCGAACCGAGGCCAGCCAGGAACGTCCGTCTATCGGTCATGTTTGATTGCTACCGCCGCGTGACAAAAATCCTGTTGCCGTTTTGGTAGATGTGAAATCGTACCGCGCGCCAGGACGGATTCTCTAGAGCGTTCGTCTCTCTCAGGGAAGCGTGAACCGCGCCAGCATGGAACTCACGCTGTCCTCTGCCCAGATAATCCGGAGCGTCGCCCCCGATTCGGCCTCACTCACGTCGACGGTGAGGGCGTCACCGGCCTGGACGGACTCGTAGTTCTGGGCCCACTGCGCGGCGGTCTCCTCGCCGTCGAGCGTGACGGTGAGGTTCTCGGCGTTCGCCTCGTCACCGCCCTCGTGCCTGAGGCGGACCTCGGCCTCGTCGGGGTAGTACTCGAACCCGAACTGTATCTGTGGCGGGCGGGGCCCTCGAGTCGGCCGCTCGCCGGGGTCCCCATCGGCGAGGAGGTCGAAGTCCTCGGTCGGGATGGTACCCGTCGCGATCAGGACGCGCCCCTGCGTCTCGGCCGTGAACTCGCCGTAGTCACGGAGGCCGCGCTGGTCCGCGAGGTAGGACGTGAAGTCGCTCTCGGCCGGCACCTCCCCCTCGGGGTAGGCGACGGCGGCGACGATTGTGGTTTCCTCGGGGCCGAACGTCCAGGCGTAGCCGAAGCCGGTCCCCGATTCGACGACTCCGCTGCCGTTCAGGTCCCGCGCCGTCACGACGCCGAAGTGGCGGGCCGGGAGCGCGTTCCGGATGGTTGTGAGGTCGTCGCTCCTCTCGATGTAGCGCGGAATCTCGCCGTGCTTCGCGGATAGAACGGCCGCGATGGTCTCCGCCGGGGACTCGCTGTTGCGCGTGAGCACGATGACCCCGTCGACCGCCACGCAGACCAGTTGTGTGCCATCGACAGAGCCAGTGTACTTCGTCTGCCCCGACACCGTCCCGTCCTTCGTGAGGCCCGCATCCGTGAACGCGGTCTCAAGGTCGGCGTCGGCCGTGCTCGTCGCCGCGAGGACGAGCCGACCGGACTGTACCTGCACGACGGAGTCCACGGTCCCCGGCTCGGGCTCCAGTAGCGAGATGGGACCGAGGACGTTCCGCCGGAACGTCGGGTAGCCGTTGGGCTCGCCGCCGAAGGCGTCGCGGCGCTCGTAGATGGCGGCTGCATCGGCGGTAACGAGTTCGAAATCGCGGTCGACGCCCGGGAAGGAATCGGGGGCGGGCACCCACGAGAGCAATCTCGTGGACTCCGCCCCGGTCGAGGTCTCGGTCGTCGTCCGGGTTCCGGTCGCGGTGTCCGATTGCGACGACCTGCTCGTGTCTCCGACACCGGTCGACTCGTCGAGACAGCCGGCGAGGCCGACCAGCGATGCTGTACTCGTGAATCCGACCTGTAGTAATCGACGCCTGGAGGGCGATGGCATACCCGAATGTACTGGAATCAGACAGATAACTGCTGTGTGTGGTCTGGGGGCATGGGACGGTGTCGCAATGGCCGAACCGCCACCGTCGGCTGTGGACACCTGGGTCAGTTGCAGTTCTGGAGCGTCGCTTCCGCGATGAGCGACTCGGTTCCATCACCGTAGTCCCAGTACAGTTCTAACTGGATGGTCTCCGTCGTCACGTCACTCACGTCGACCGTGGCCGAGTCACCTGCTTCCAGCGTCTCGCTGGTCGCGGCTATCGACCTCGTCTCCCCGTCGACCCTCGGCACGAGGTGTTCCACGTGTACTGGCTCACCCTCTTCGACGGTCACCGTCACCTCTCCAGACCCTGCCTCGCAAGCGAACGAGAACGCCGCGTTCGGGGCGGACCGCATGGTCGTCTCGGAGCTGTCCTCACCGGGCGTGCCCTCCTGCAACAGGTCGAAGTCTGCCAGGGTCTGGGTGCCAACCTGTGAGACCACCCGGCCATCGGTCGACGGCTCGCCCCACTCGTAGTCCTCCATGCCTCTGGTCATCGAGGTCATATCCGAGAGGGTGCTCTGGTCGGTGCTGTCTGCGTCCGCGAAGGCGATAGCGAGCGTGAGTTCGGCCGTCTCCTCGCCGAAGGTCCACGAGAAGGCGGTCACGGTCGTTCCGTTGTCACCCGGCGTTTCCGACCCGCTGAACAGCTCCAGCGAACCGCCGGAGACCACCTCGGCGAGGTCGGCGTACGGGTCAGAAACGGCCGTCAGGCGTTCTGCCACCCCCGCGCTCGCGTCGAGGGCTTTCCGGACTGCGGCGTCGGGGCCGACCACGAGGGTCTTTCCGTCGACAGCGACGGTCTGGTCGCGGCCTTTGTACAGGGTCGCGCCGCGGTGTGCCCCCGATTCGGTGTAGTCACCGTCGGCCAGTTTCGAGCCAGCGTCGCCGCTGGAGAGGGCGACGACGCTTATCGTGCTGGCCTGGACCGTCCCATCGACCGACGAGGCCGGGAACGGGAGGTGTATCTCGCCGGGGTCGTACGCCGATGCGAGTTGACTCCCAACGTCGGCCGCGAGGTCGTCGACCATCGTCTCCAGCCGCGGGGCGTCGGTGTAGAGGACGTTGATTCGCCGGCTGCCGTCGTCGCCGTAGGCGGACGCAGGGATGTAGTTCGTGAGTTCAGAGCGCGAAGCACCACCACTGTCACCCATCCCAGGGACAGAGTCGAGACAGCCTGCGAGAGAACCGAGTGCGAGCGTCGAGCCGAGACCGGAGAGGACGGTCCGTCTGTCGTACATGACTGATTCCTCTCAGCAGTTTACATAAACCCATCGTCACGTCCGGTGGGGCCGTTCTACATTCCCGGTGCCGACGGCGGCTTTTTGACCACCGGCCACGAACCCGTCGCCGTGACCGACCCCGACGCTGCCGCCCGGACCGCGCTACTCGACACCCACGCCGACCTCCTCGTCGCGGTCGCCGACTGTGCCGACGAGGTAGCCGCGGCCTGGGACGGCCCGGCAACCGACCGCCGCCAGGTGGTCGAACCGCTGACCGCCCTGCTCCGCCAGCGCGGCATCCTGGCACAGCTCCCCGAGGTGCTCGCCTCGGCGGTCGACGCAGCAGGCTACGACCTCCGGGCGAACCCCGTCCCGGCACCCCCGTACGTCGTCGTGACGAGTACCGGCCCGGTTCTCCGGGCGACGGTGGGTGACGGCCGGCTCGTGGTCCGGGTCGAGTGCTTCGAGCTTGTGCCGGACGACGGCGGCGGGAAGCCCCGGTACGTCAGGCGCGACATTACACCCGAAGACGCACTGTCTGTGACCTTCGTCCAGTCGCGATAGCGCAAGCCATACCGGCGAACGTAGCTTTTTGTCC from Haloarchaeobius sp. HME9146 harbors:
- a CDS encoding type IV pilin N-terminal domain-containing protein; the protein is MTDRRTFLAGLGSTLALGSLAGCLDSVPTPGGDGGDGSDGSNSSNSSNSSDGSDGSDGSDGSDGSDGGGPSRSSLTDYISADVPGEAGNPRIDLLYLDVANLRPMYDRFTSDVSERLASFYDPAETGIPVEQSEVKAMISSYNVKLIVVSTDDIGAKLTEEAYSEVGTHQGATIYENDRQVVAVDGEIVLFGTSSNVETALDAKAGDAPRLEDESDPYIDLADVVSGGSLELFSGTEDPEEQGTTLSAWSWSFGTETTELTLAFAFEDAESTDESTMTEVTSTTSGFEDYDWDDPQTDGNVVTQTGTQPTEDFDVLQAGTPEEKTSVQTNRAPPQVSFSFGYSVDGSTAKITHEGGDDVQAKNLTVTLDGEETAAQWRQNYETVSAGDSLTVDLSETSADSTLRIIWAGDDQSYVIAESQIP